In one Rhodopirellula halodulae genomic region, the following are encoded:
- a CDS encoding prepilin-type N-terminal cleavage/methylation domain-containing protein, whose product MNITSYPRCLRRFASKHSGFTLVEMLIAMAVTLLMMAAVARAFAFVGARIRESRANVQLSNDLRDITTRISDEGTRRTVKLTPNLGGPDQAGYFLYHEGPVTDATSSLFRAFTNSDGSIDLPDSRYGDFDDYVAFTAIAPKGSWFTGKVPRYILEMKAAEVAGTTYTLPADDPGTPNIDESQVPFEPVMIQSRFAEIVYFASPEYPNVAADDPAYLRYTDVDGDFDLGSGAAIENGLPDRLKIHRRVLLIRPDLNLSGGALPIQNRNVGGTSVPFMRADVWPVATTATVRSTATTADGWAYGLAGIHQQCDLSIRRVLNASGNPTISVAANSLEDLSIPHNRFGHVRIPNSVLTGSGGAAPTSMPVLALSGPATVLNMLNLSASTPRIAPPLSSSGAAPVVTPSRLCGFIRREFVLGDNSTHLNPGTYWGGDRRGEDVVVNNALSFDVKIFDPNVALFATTTGLVVSPSDAGYRETLLEAIDTSTAPVLNGDFVDLCYPVLAGGSLRGWQPRYLDRVDTTAGTTIAATGGYLFTPFSGLNLFSNASQSYSNSLYRSGRVATSAVNTIALFQPAFDTYTSHYEKDGLQQGRLSAATEGTRWATSGTNIDRGADGIDGVGIYSGGAAPLSARYGPDDLGERETQPPFLDTPEAIQISVRLENPATRQIRQASVTLRD is encoded by the coding sequence ATGAATATAACTTCCTACCCTCGTTGTCTTCGCCGATTCGCGAGCAAGCATAGCGGCTTCACGCTTGTGGAAATGCTTATCGCGATGGCCGTCACGCTTTTGATGATGGCCGCAGTCGCACGGGCATTCGCGTTCGTCGGTGCACGGATTCGTGAGAGCCGCGCGAACGTTCAACTCTCGAACGACCTCCGAGATATCACGACCCGGATAAGCGATGAGGGGACGCGTCGCACGGTCAAGCTAACACCCAATCTCGGTGGTCCTGATCAAGCCGGCTATTTTCTTTACCACGAGGGCCCGGTCACGGATGCGACGTCTTCGTTGTTTCGTGCGTTTACCAATTCGGACGGATCAATCGATTTACCTGACTCTCGTTACGGTGACTTCGATGACTACGTCGCATTCACCGCGATTGCTCCAAAAGGAAGTTGGTTTACGGGAAAGGTGCCCCGCTACATTCTGGAGATGAAAGCTGCGGAAGTCGCAGGTACGACATACACGCTGCCTGCAGATGACCCGGGCACGCCGAACATTGACGAGAGTCAGGTGCCGTTTGAACCTGTGATGATTCAATCAAGGTTTGCGGAGATCGTTTATTTCGCCAGTCCTGAGTATCCCAATGTGGCGGCCGACGACCCCGCTTACCTTCGCTATACAGATGTGGACGGCGATTTCGATTTAGGAAGCGGCGCGGCGATCGAAAACGGGCTACCAGATCGTCTCAAAATTCATCGTCGAGTGTTACTGATTCGACCGGATCTGAATCTGTCGGGCGGCGCTTTGCCGATCCAGAATCGTAACGTTGGTGGCACGTCGGTGCCTTTTATGAGGGCTGACGTTTGGCCAGTGGCAACGACAGCGACGGTGCGTAGTACCGCGACAACTGCTGATGGTTGGGCGTACGGATTGGCTGGTATTCATCAACAGTGTGACCTGTCGATCCGACGTGTGCTGAATGCATCCGGAAACCCAACCATATCGGTAGCGGCCAATTCTCTGGAAGATCTGTCGATTCCACACAATCGTTTTGGTCATGTTCGAATTCCAAATTCAGTGTTGACTGGAAGCGGAGGTGCGGCTCCGACGTCCATGCCGGTCTTGGCGTTGTCCGGTCCCGCCACCGTGTTGAATATGCTGAACCTTTCAGCGTCGACTCCTCGTATTGCGCCGCCGCTTTCAAGTTCTGGGGCTGCACCGGTCGTTACTCCCAGCCGGCTTTGTGGCTTCATTCGGCGCGAGTTTGTCTTGGGGGATAACAGCACCCATCTGAATCCGGGGACTTACTGGGGAGGAGATCGACGCGGTGAAGACGTTGTGGTCAACAATGCATTGAGTTTCGATGTCAAGATCTTCGACCCCAACGTGGCATTGTTTGCGACGACGACGGGGCTAGTTGTAAGTCCCAGCGATGCGGGGTACCGGGAGACACTGCTCGAAGCAATCGATACTTCAACCGCGCCCGTGCTCAACGGTGATTTTGTTGATCTTTGCTACCCTGTCCTAGCCGGTGGATCTTTGAGAGGCTGGCAGCCGCGGTACCTCGACCGGGTTGATACCACTGCGGGAACAACCATCGCTGCGACTGGGGGTTACTTGTTCACACCGTTTTCTGGTTTGAACTTGTTTTCCAATGCATCTCAATCCTATTCCAATTCGCTTTATAGGTCTGGGCGAGTTGCAACGTCGGCGGTGAACACGATCGCTCTCTTTCAACCGGCCTTTGACACCTACACATCTCACTACGAGAAAGATGGTCTTCAGCAGGGACGCCTGAGTGCGGCAACCGAAGGAACCAGATGGGCAACCTCGGGCACCAATATCGATCGAGGTGCGGACGGAATCGATGGTGTCGGAATCTACAGCGGAGGTGCGGCGCCATTGAGCGCGAGGTACGGCCCCGATGATCTGGGTGAACGGGAAACGCAACCGCCGTTCCTGGATACTCCTGAAGCAATCCAGATTTCAGTGCGTCTTGAGAATCCTGCCACGAGGCAGATACGTCAAGCAAGTGTGACTCTTCGCGACTGA